A portion of the Calothrix sp. 336/3 genome contains these proteins:
- a CDS encoding M48 family metallopeptidase codes for MTQTVESLFDTALERYKAGEAPADLIPVFKDICDRAPKSSPAWTCLAWLYLLEEKPSSAMKAAQKAVKLNPQDPQARVNLAVAMLETGQKGLRQHVDFAHQLMFVNPEWREEILSSIEDGFSRKPDWQSLAKVKSWLFPE; via the coding sequence ATGACTCAAACTGTAGAAAGTCTGTTTGATACAGCTTTAGAACGTTATAAAGCTGGGGAAGCTCCGGCTGATTTGATTCCTGTATTTAAGGACATTTGCGATCGCGCACCTAAAAGTAGTCCCGCTTGGACTTGTTTAGCTTGGTTATATTTATTGGAAGAAAAACCCAGTTCTGCAATGAAAGCAGCACAAAAAGCTGTGAAACTTAACCCCCAAGACCCCCAAGCTAGGGTAAATTTAGCTGTAGCGATGCTAGAAACTGGGCAAAAAGGTTTACGCCAACACGTTGATTTTGCCCATCAACTGATGTTTGTCAATCCAGAATGGCGAGAAGAAATTCTCAGCAGCATTGAAGACGGTTTCAGTCGCAAACCAGACTGGCAAAGTTTAGCAAAAGTCAAAAGCTGGCTATTCCCCGAATAA